The following proteins are co-located in the Candidatus Nitrotoga sp. AM1P genome:
- the ahcY gene encoding adenosylhomocysteinase codes for MNAVTNAGFTDYKIADINLAPWGRKEIAIAETEMPGLMAIREEYADAQPLRGSRIAGSLHMTIQTAVLIETLKALGAEVRWASCNIYSTQDHAASAIAVGGTPVFAIKGESLEEYWEYTHRIFEWPNDNHANMILDDGGDATLLLHLGARAEIDASLISKPTSEEETFLYAAIKQRLATQPGWYSKRLAAIKGVTEETTTGVHRLYQMHARGELKFPGINVNDSVTKSKFDNLYGCRESLVDGIKRATDVMIAGKIAVIAGYGDVGKGSAQAMRALSAQVWVTEIDPICALQAAMEGYRVVTMDYAAEHGDIFVTCTGNYHVITHEHMKSMKNQAIVCNIGHFDNEIDVASLKAYTWDNIKPQVDHIIFPTVDGQPAKRIILLAEGRLVNLGCGTGHPSYVMSSSFANQTIAQIELWSESEKGTGKYPVGVYTLPKHLDEKVAVLQLKKLNAQLSTLTDQQAAYIGVPKEGPYKSDHYRY; via the coding sequence ATGAACGCCGTTACCAACGCTGGATTTACCGACTACAAAATTGCCGACATCAATCTTGCTCCTTGGGGACGCAAGGAAATTGCTATTGCCGAAACTGAAATGCCGGGCTTGATGGCGATTCGCGAAGAATATGCAGATGCACAACCGTTGCGCGGTTCACGCATTGCCGGTTCGCTGCATATGACCATCCAGACAGCCGTACTGATTGAAACCTTGAAAGCCTTAGGAGCAGAGGTACGCTGGGCTTCCTGCAATATATACTCCACCCAGGATCATGCGGCATCAGCTATAGCCGTAGGCGGTACACCGGTATTTGCAATCAAAGGCGAATCACTTGAAGAGTATTGGGAATATACCCATCGCATCTTCGAATGGCCTAACGACAATCACGCCAACATGATTCTGGACGATGGTGGTGATGCGACCTTATTATTGCATCTGGGTGCGCGTGCCGAAATAGATGCGTCGCTTATCAGCAAGCCCACTTCAGAAGAAGAAACTTTCCTGTATGCCGCAATCAAACAGCGCCTTGCTACGCAGCCTGGCTGGTATTCCAAACGTTTGGCGGCAATTAAAGGGGTGACGGAAGAAACTACAACCGGCGTGCATCGTCTGTACCAGATGCATGCGCGCGGCGAGCTGAAATTCCCTGGTATCAACGTCAACGATTCAGTTACCAAATCCAAGTTTGACAACCTGTACGGTTGCCGAGAATCACTGGTGGATGGCATTAAACGTGCAACCGATGTAATGATTGCGGGGAAAATTGCCGTTATTGCCGGTTACGGAGATGTAGGAAAAGGCTCGGCACAAGCAATGCGCGCCCTGTCGGCCCAAGTTTGGGTAACGGAAATTGATCCGATTTGCGCGCTGCAAGCTGCCATGGAAGGCTATCGTGTGGTTACCATGGATTACGCTGCTGAACATGGCGATATTTTCGTGACCTGCACCGGTAACTACCATGTGATCACTCATGAGCATATGAAGAGCATGAAGAATCAGGCCATCGTGTGTAATATTGGCCATTTCGACAACGAAATTGACGTTGCCTCGCTGAAGGCTTACACGTGGGATAACATCAAACCACAAGTCGATCACATCATTTTCCCCACAGTAGATGGTCAACCCGCCAAGCGCATCATTCTGCTGGCCGAAGGCCGCTTGGTGAATCTAGGTTGTGGCACGGGCCATCCTTCTTATGTGATGAGCTCCTCATTTGCCAATCAGACCATCGCCCAGATCGAACTATGGAGCGAGTCAGAAAAGGGCACCGGCAAATATCCGGTCGGCGTGTATACCTTGCCCAAACATCTGGATGAAAAAGTAGCAGTATTGCAATTGAAGAAGCTTAATGCACAACTGAGTACACTGACAGATCAACAAGCCGCTTACATCGGCGTGCCTAAAGAAGGACCTTACAAATCGGATCATTATCGCTACTAA
- a CDS encoding phage holin family protein, with translation MRLLLIWIFNAIALLAVAYLLPGIHMDGFISALIAALVLGLINTLLRPLLILLTLPVTVLSLGLFILVINGLLFWFAGSVLKGFEVNGFWAGVIGALLYSAFSFVLSLFLRQKVS, from the coding sequence ATGCGACTCCTCCTGATCTGGATTTTCAATGCAATAGCACTGCTGGCGGTTGCTTACCTGTTGCCAGGTATTCATATGGATGGTTTTATCTCCGCATTAATTGCTGCATTAGTACTAGGCCTCATTAATACCCTTCTGCGGCCCTTACTGATTCTGCTTACCCTGCCAGTCACCGTTTTATCGCTTGGCCTGTTCATCCTGGTAATAAACGGTTTGCTATTCTGGTTTGCCGGTTCGGTGCTAAAAGGTTTCGAAGTCAATGGCTTTTGGGCAGGTGTGATCGGTGCTTTGTTATATAGTGCTTTCTCCTTCGTTCTATCACTATTCCTGCGGCAAAAAGTTTCATAG